The Diadema setosum chromosome 1, eeDiaSeto1, whole genome shotgun sequence genome has a window encoding:
- the LOC140233710 gene encoding L-asparaginase 1-like — translation MDRNAVMQLLVIQTGGTIDKSYPQQKGAYAFEIGESAAKSILERHRIPLKVRYETVCQKDSQYISDEDRLNLLTICNDCSEKHIIITHGTDTLLKTAAFLGHQNLPKRIILTGAFLPEKFRDSDATFNVGTALGAIQCMTENGIFVVLNGLVLPWKQAMREPDTGQFVRK, via the exons ATGGATCGGAATGCAGTGATGCAGCTGCTTGTCATCCAGACAGGAG GAACAATTGACAAAAGTTATCCACAGCAAAAAGGGGCGTATGCCTTTGAGATTGGTGAGAGTGCAGCCAAGAGCATTCTTGAACGACACAGAATTCCTCTGAAGGTGCGCTATGAGACGGTGTGCCAGAAAGACAGCCAGTATATCTCAGACGAAGACAG GTTGAATCTACTGACAATTTGCAATGACTGCAGTGAGAAGCACATAATCATCACCCATGGAACAGACACACTTCTGAAGACGGCTGCATTTCTCGGTCACCAGAATCTCCCAAAGAGAATCATTCTCACTGGTGCCTTTCTTCCTGAAAAGTTTCGGGACTCTGACGCCACCTTCAATGTGGGAACGGCCCTGGGCGCCATCCAGTGCATGACGGAAAACGGGATCTTTGTGGTACTGAATGGCCTggtgttgccatggaaacaagcAATGAGGGAGCCAGACACAGGACAGTTTGTGCGAAAATAG